One genomic region from Silvibacterium dinghuense encodes:
- a CDS encoding esterase/lipase family protein, whose amino-acid sequence MRRAAALFCFLCCLCFSLAPAAHADALKPRVIVFVHGLHGDRETWRAANGAYWPQLIQTDPHFRNADVVVAQYPTPSSHGQYSTQQLSEILYRSLQAQHVFDHREVVFLAHSLGGLLTEEMLLNHPDVAARTRFLVSYATPHQGSFVASLAKIYDSDPLLTDLSDSNDNSFLMDLEQKWRSTPSAVRIHRYCAFETRDTAAGEGIGRYLHARTRVVSFYSATYGCDVDTPPQQIDADHINIVKPGSRSADAYTFFARVYHNNPILDTVDSIRDNKVSGLTVECNKVNMAIDLQVPIALDPALHEQLLWASAEFVDTDKVRDDAQPTVTKTDPMGIAHISYSFKGQGKSLLIVGCPTGRASILVHFHIRGQVPLNE is encoded by the coding sequence GTGCGCCGCGCCGCCGCTCTTTTCTGTTTCCTCTGCTGCCTTTGCTTCTCGCTCGCTCCTGCTGCGCATGCTGATGCGCTCAAGCCGCGGGTCATCGTTTTCGTCCACGGCCTGCATGGCGATCGCGAGACCTGGCGCGCCGCGAACGGCGCTTACTGGCCGCAGCTCATCCAGACCGACCCGCACTTCCGCAATGCGGATGTGGTCGTCGCGCAGTACCCCACGCCCTCGAGCCATGGCCAGTACTCCACCCAGCAGCTCTCCGAGATCCTCTATCGCAGCCTGCAGGCGCAGCACGTCTTCGATCACCGCGAGGTCGTCTTTCTCGCGCACAGCCTCGGCGGCCTGCTCACCGAGGAGATGCTGCTCAACCATCCCGATGTCGCTGCGCGCACGCGCTTCCTCGTCTCCTACGCCACGCCGCACCAGGGCTCCTTCGTCGCCAGCCTGGCCAAGATCTACGACAGCGATCCGCTGCTTACCGACCTGAGCGACAGCAACGACAACAGCTTCCTCATGGATCTCGAGCAGAAGTGGCGCAGCACGCCGTCCGCCGTGCGCATCCATCGCTACTGCGCCTTTGAGACGCGCGACACCGCCGCGGGCGAGGGCATCGGCCGCTATCTCCACGCCCGCACCCGCGTGGTCAGCTTCTACAGCGCCACATATGGCTGCGATGTCGACACGCCGCCGCAGCAGATCGACGCCGACCACATCAACATCGTCAAGCCGGGCAGCCGTTCCGCTGATGCGTACACCTTCTTTGCGCGCGTGTATCACAACAACCCCATCCTCGATACGGTCGACTCCATCCGCGACAACAAGGTCTCCGGTCTCACTGTCGAGTGCAATAAGGTGAACATGGCAATCGATCTCCAGGTGCCCATCGCACTCGACCCCGCGCTGCACGAGCAGCTGCTCTGGGCCAGCGCCGAGTTCGTCGATACCGACAAGGTCCGCGACGACGCGCAGCCCACGGTCACGAAGACCGATCCCATGGGCATCGCGCACATCTCGTACTCGTTCAAGGGACAGGGCAAGAGCCTGCTCATCGTGGGCTGCCCCACCGGCCGCGCCTCGATCCTCGTTCACTTCCACATCCGCGGCCAGGTGCCATTAAACGAATAG